GCCGGTCCGCCGCCGGCTCCGCCGAATCCGCCGGCAGCGCCGATGCGTTATCAAGTGATGAACACGGTGCCCGAACACTGGATTCCCTTCATCCCGGTGCATGTCGAGGGCAGTGTGCGGGAGATGCAATTGCAGCGCGCCGCTCTGCCGCGCCTTCTGCCCGGTGATCCGAATCCGCCGGAACCGGAGAAAGTGCGGCCGCGCACCACATTGCTGCGCCACGGATTGCCGCGCGCCTACTTCGTGTACGAGGAGGAAGTGCCGCGCGCCGGCACGCTGGTGAGCCAGGCCTATCAGCGCACACGCTGGCTCGGCGGCAGAGTCTTCACCTGGCTGGGTGCACGCAAGCAGACCGGCCGCGGCGAAGGCGCCAGCGGCCTGCGCTTCGATTTGCTGGTCGAGGTCAAACAGTGAGGCCAAGAAGGAATAAAATGAAAGAAAAAGCGTAACTCACCGCTGCGTCGCGCAGCGCGCAGAGTTCTCTGCTTGCAGAAAAGCATTTCTCCGCGTCTCCGCGGTTTATTTGATGGTGGGGCTGATGGGATGCAGTTTGCACGCCGACAATTCTTTTCACCGCAATTCACCAAGCAGCGCAGCCTCAATTCGCCGCGCTGTGCCGCAGGCGATCCACCGCGACTGCAATCACGATAACGCAACCGGTGACCGCCTGAGTAATCCACGGCGCCCAGCCGTTCAACTGGCAACCGGTGCGAATGATGGTCATGATGATCGCGCCGATCAAACTGCCCGCAATCGAACCCTCGCCGCCGGACGCGAGCAAGGCGAGGAGCGGTTTCAGCGTGCTCTGCTCATCGATGCTGCGGCCGGTCACTTTCTGACCGATGCCTACGCCGCCGGCCATCTTTTTGACAAGTCCGAGGTGCTCGCCGCTATTACGCTTCACTTGCGCACACACCCCGCTCTGACACGGAATCCAGAAATGCAAATCTATGTTGGCATTGTGGCCCTTGCCGGCAAGTTACCGCAACTGGTGCTCAAGAATATTCATGACCGGATGAACCGGGAAGGCTTTGCAGTCGGCAACGCCCGCGGCATGCGCTGGCGCACTTTTGGGGACAGTTATCTGAAAAATGCGCAGGAGACGCAGCGGGTCGCCGCGCTCGCGGTGTTTTTGTCACGGCAGCAGGTTTTTGCCGCGCGCAAGGGTGTAACCCCGAATCCCGATGAGATCGAGGGGCTCATGCCGGACGAGGACAGCGTTCAAAGGGCGACCCAGCAGGCTATCGCCTACATTCCCGATGCCGTGGCAGAAGTGGAGGAGTTAATCTATCGGAATCGCTCGCTGGCACCTTCGCAGTTCGGACCGGTCCTGGGTGCCATCGTCGAGTCCAACCTGGCGGCAATCGGTCATCCCGGCCGTGAGCGGGCGATTGTGGAAATGCTCGAGAGTGCACGCCGGATTGGACTGGAAGGGCCAATACTCGCACCCAGCTTCACAGTGTTCAGTTGGCAATAGCATGACCCCGCCCTCCCAAGGGCATAAATCATGAGAAAGTTGACTGGATGAACAAGAGTGAGATGCTTGACAAGCTGCGCTTTTTTTTTCGGGCGAAGATGGTTCGCCTGCCCGCCAGGTTGTTCTGCAATTTTCATTGCTTTTGCCGTTGCTGCTGTTCTCTCGCCGGCCGCCAGTGCTGCTGTGAACTCCCGCCACAATCACCATTTCGCCACGGCCCTCCCGCGGCTTGCGATACTCTATAATTGTGTGTAGTGGCCTGCGACGGCGGGTCCTTCAGCTTCCGCCAAAACCCTGTGTTGGAGCGGGGTAATCATCACGCCGCGGCAAACTGTGGCTTGCCATCGCCCCCGTGAAGTTTCATGCAACGGCCAAACCGTTGTCGGTCTTGCGGGCTGAACTGCTCCCCGCTGTGCAATCACTGCTTGCTTTTTAGCGCTACTTTCCTATGCTTGCAGGCACTGAGGTGACACGAGTCCAAAAGTAAATTTCCAGGGAGTCCGCGTGAAGCAAGTTTTCATCACCAAACCCGGCGGCGTTGAGGTACTCCAAGTCAGGGAAAGCAGTGACCCCAAGCCCAAGTCCGGCGAAGTGGTGATTCGGGTCAAGGCCGCGGGCATCAATTTCGCGGATTTGATGGCGCGCAAGGGTATTTATCCCGACGCGCCCAAGCCGCCCTGCGTGGTGGGCTATGAAGTGTGCGGCACCATCGCAGCCGTGGGCGAGGGGGTCGCTGCCAGCGAGGTGGGCAGAGAGGTGATTGCGCTGACGCGCTTCGGCGGTTACGCCGAGAAGGTGAGTGTGCCTCACAGGCAGACCTTTGCGAAGCCCGGCCGGTTGAGCAGTGTGGAAGCTGCGGCGCTGCCGGTGGCTTATCTCACCGCCTATCAAGCGGTGGTGGTGATGGGCGCACTGCAGCCCGGCGAAGCCATTCTCATTCACAACGCCGGCGGCGGCGTGGGATTGGCGGCGCTGGATTTCGCCAAAAAGATCGGCGCGACCGTTTATGGCACCGCGGGTGCAGCCAAGCATGAGTTTCTCAAACAGCGCGGCTGCGATCATCCCATCGACTACCACACGCAGGATTGGCAGAAGGAACTGCAGCGCCTGACCGGCGGTCGCGGCGTGGAGTTGATCCTCGATCCGTTGGGTGGCAAAAACTGGAAAAAAAGCTACAAGGCCCTGCGCGCCACCGGCCGTCTGGGTATGTGCGGTATTTCGACCGCGGCGGAAGCGCGCGTGGGTGTGCTGGGCTTGCTCAGGCTGATCACCCAAATGCCGTGGTTCAATCCCGTGGCGTTGATGAACAGCAACAAGGCTGTGTTCGGCATCAATCTCGGCCACATGTGGCACGAGGTCGGGAAGGTCACCGGCTGGATGCAGAAAATCCTGGCGGGTGTGGAGGAAGGTTGGATACGGCCGTTTGTGGGCAAGACTTTTCCCCTGGAGCAAGCTGCGCAGGCGCATCGCTACATCGAAGAGAGAAGGAATATTGGGAAGGTGGTGCTTGTGATGTAAAGTAAAGCAAGGGGCAAGAGGCAAGGGTGACAAGATTTGTGTGAGTGTGCTCATGCGTGTCCATGTTCGCGGGTTTGGTGGGGTTGTGTTTTCGCCGGCATTTTGCGTGTCCGCCGTCTTGCTTGTGTTTTCGCTGCTGGGTGGCCCGTCAGCGGGCCGGGCGCAGCGGTTCGAGCGTGTGGTGGTGCTGCCGGTGGAGGAGAATGGTCAGCTCCTGGCATTTCCCTTTCTCGGCGGCCTGGATTTTTTTCTGCCACAATTCGTGGACATCGACGCCGATCGCGATTGCGATCTTTTCTATTTCACGCCGGCGGAAAAGCGTCTGATTTTTCTCGAAAACATCGGCAGCGGGCAGAGGTGGCAATTTCGCCTGGCGCACGGGCACTACGGCGATTTCACGATCCGCAGTTGGTTTTATTTCGTCGATATCGATGCCGATGGCGATTGCGATTTCTACCAGGACAACAACCAGGGCGGCCTGGCGTTTTATCGCAACACCGGTTCGGCGCAGGTCGCGCGTTTCACTCTCGAAAGCGGGGCGGTGACGCAGGTCAGCGGCGAGGAGATGCGCATCGATTACACCAGCGCGCCCGCCTTTGCGGACATTGATGCGGACAGCGACTACGATTTCTTCAGCGGCAATATTCTGGGGTATCTCGAATTCTATCAGAACGCCGGCACTCCCGCCGTGCCCGCGTTCCGCTTTGAAACCAGCACCTGGCAGAATCTGCGCATCATCTCGGGCGGAACGGCGGCGCCGGCACCGGGTCTGGCACTTGCGCGGCACGGTGCCAACGGCATCGCTTTCATCGATCTCGATGGTGATGGCGATCAGGATCTGTTCTATGGCGACTTTTTTCATCCCGGCGTTTATTATCTGCACAACCGGGGCACGCCGCACAACGCCAGTATCGTGATTGCCGACAGTGCCTTCCCAGCCGGCCGGCCGGTGCACACCCTGGGTTACAACATCCCACGTTTCGCGGATATCGATGGCAACGGCGCGGTGGATTTTTTCGCGGCCTGCCAGAACCAGAATCGCGACAATTTCATCTTTTATCAAAACACCGGTACGGCTGTTTCCCCGCAGCTCGGATACAGCAGCGACAATTTTCTCACGCAAATCGATGTGGGCAGCAACAGCGCGCCGGCGCTGGCCGACATCGACGGTGATGGTGATCTGGATTTGTTTGCGGGCGATCTCAACGGCCGCTTGAATTTTTTTGAAAACACCGGCTCGGCCGCCGCGCCCGCGTTCCGCCGGGTAACCGACGCCTTTCAGAACATCAAACTCACTGCCGTGTCCGCGCCGGCATTTGCCGATCTCGATGGTGACGGGGACCTGGATCTGGTGATCGGCAGCGCCACCGGCAGCGATCTGGTTTTGTTCCGCAACACCGGCACGCCGCACGCGCCGGCGTTCGTGCTCACGGATCCGGCTTTTCAGGGAATCGATCTCGGCAGCTACAGCTCGCCCTGTTTCGCCGATGCGGATTTCGATGGGGATGTTGATTTGTTCCTGGGCGAGTATGCCGCTGCTGCCGTGGCGATTTTTGAAAACACCGGTGACGCGCGCCGGCCGGTGATGCAATTGCGCAAGAAGCTCCGGCCGCCGCTGCCGCGTGACTATGCCGCACCCGCCCTGCATGATGTGAATGGCGACGGCTTCCTCGATTTGATCGTCGGCACGCTGCAGGGAGCGATGCTGCACTATCAGGGCACCGCCGTGATCGATTCCTTCATTTTGATTGACACGCAATTCGCCGGCCTGGAGATTGGCGCCTACACCAGGCCGGTGCTGGCTGATCTCAATGGCGACGGTGCGGTTGATTTGTTGGTGGGGGAGGGCGACGGCGGCCTCAATCTCTACCAGGGTGCGACTGTCAGCGCCCAAAGACAGGCACCCACCCCTCCGGTCGCGTTCGACTTGCAGGTTCATCCCAACCCTTTTGACACACACTTGCACATTCTGGTGCGAAGTCGCGATCCCGGAGGCGAACCGCCGCGCGTTGTGCTTTTCAATGTGCTGGGTGCGCAGGTGGCAGAGATGGCCATGCAGCCGGTGGCGGGCGGGTGGGCGGGTGAGAAGGGGGCAGAGAATGCGACGCTGGCTCCGGGAGTTTATTTTGTGAAGGTGAGCATGAATGGAATTCGATTGACGCGCAAAATTTTGTGTCTCAAAAAATAGCCAGACACGCCGACCTACGAAAATGTCATAGCTGAAAAAAATGTTGCCTTTTCGAATTAATTTCTTCATATTCGCCCCGCTATTTGAGTCCAGGCTGAGGAGAGGAAAAATGCTTGTGCGCCGCTTTCCTTTCAATAATTGTGAATTGTGTGCGATCCGCGGAATCCCGGGCGTCCCAGC
The window above is part of the candidate division KSB1 bacterium genome. Proteins encoded here:
- a CDS encoding medium chain dehydrogenase/reductase family protein is translated as MKQVFITKPGGVEVLQVRESSDPKPKSGEVVIRVKAAGINFADLMARKGIYPDAPKPPCVVGYEVCGTIAAVGEGVAASEVGREVIALTRFGGYAEKVSVPHRQTFAKPGRLSSVEAAALPVAYLTAYQAVVVMGALQPGEAILIHNAGGGVGLAALDFAKKIGATVYGTAGAAKHEFLKQRGCDHPIDYHTQDWQKELQRLTGGRGVELILDPLGGKNWKKSYKALRATGRLGMCGISTAAEARVGVLGLLRLITQMPWFNPVALMNSNKAVFGINLGHMWHEVGKVTGWMQKILAGVEEGWIRPFVGKTFPLEQAAQAHRYIEERRNIGKVVLVM
- a CDS encoding T9SS type A sorting domain-containing protein; this translates as MSAVLLVFSLLGGPSAGRAQRFERVVVLPVEENGQLLAFPFLGGLDFFLPQFVDIDADRDCDLFYFTPAEKRLIFLENIGSGQRWQFRLAHGHYGDFTIRSWFYFVDIDADGDCDFYQDNNQGGLAFYRNTGSAQVARFTLESGAVTQVSGEEMRIDYTSAPAFADIDADSDYDFFSGNILGYLEFYQNAGTPAVPAFRFETSTWQNLRIISGGTAAPAPGLALARHGANGIAFIDLDGDGDQDLFYGDFFHPGVYYLHNRGTPHNASIVIADSAFPAGRPVHTLGYNIPRFADIDGNGAVDFFAACQNQNRDNFIFYQNTGTAVSPQLGYSSDNFLTQIDVGSNSAPALADIDGDGDLDLFAGDLNGRLNFFENTGSAAAPAFRRVTDAFQNIKLTAVSAPAFADLDGDGDLDLVIGSATGSDLVLFRNTGTPHAPAFVLTDPAFQGIDLGSYSSPCFADADFDGDVDLFLGEYAAAAVAIFENTGDARRPVMQLRKKLRPPLPRDYAAPALHDVNGDGFLDLIVGTLQGAMLHYQGTAVIDSFILIDTQFAGLEIGAYTRPVLADLNGDGAVDLLVGEGDGGLNLYQGATVSAQRQAPTPPVAFDLQVHPNPFDTHLHILVRSRDPGGEPPRVVLFNVLGAQVAEMAMQPVAGGWAGEKGAENATLAPGVYFVKVSMNGIRLTRKILCLKK